The DNA segment GAGGCTAAAGATATAAACATTCTGAATGATCTGAAATCTCATCTTTCGGGTATTTCGGAGGAAGGTCTCGATCTGAAATACTTAGGGGGCCTGAAAGTTTTGTTGTGCTTTAACAAGGCGGAGGATGCTGAAGAGTTCCACGTCAAATTGATTGAAGATTGGGAAAAGTGGTTCTGTAGATTATATGTTTGGGATGGTGACCCCCCCCCCATCTTCGAAAGGATTGCTTGGATTAAGGTCGTAGGAGTCCCGGTTTCTCTATGGGATAGGAATGTTTTCAACCGCATCGGGGAAAGGTGTGGAAGACTACTTGTTAAATCGGAGGCAGACGCCACCGATGGCAACATGGCCGAGGAAAGAATGGCGATCCTGGTGAACACTGGGAAAAGAGTATCGGAGGAATTCCTCGTTTCTTGGAAGAATCATGTTTTGAGAGTGTGGGTAGAGGAAATCTCGGGTCAGTGGTTCCCGGAATTCTTGAAGTCCGAAGATCCGGCGAAGAGCTCTTCGGAGCAGTCGGAACGGTCGGAATTGGGATCGTCGGAATGCTCTTCGGTGTTCGGCGATTCTCAGGGATTTGATATCGAGAAGACCAATGGGTGCATGGGGAAGTCTCCTGGTTCCTGCATGGGCAACGATACAGCCGCCGCCGCTGATAATGATGGGGCCCCTTGCATGCGTGAGGAGGTGGCTTATGGGGAATATGAACAGTTTAACGAAAATAATGATATTTTATTAAATTTGGACAGTGATCATGGTGGGCCCTTAATTGACGGTAACTGTGTTGAGGAAGCACATGGGGAAAAGGAGCAGCCGTCATTTGATTTTAATCAAGATGTAGAAGAGGTGGGGCCAATGTGTAATAACAGTCCTGTGAGAGAGGAAGAAAAGTCAGATAGTAGGGTGGATCAAAATGTGGAGCAGTTGGAGCCCAATCCTGATTTCAGCAGGCCCAGTTACATTACTTTACGGCCCACTCATGTTTCGCTCAAAAAGAAAAAGGCCCAAGTGAGGATAATTCCAGATCTAAATCAGGAGCTGAATATTTCTAATAATTCCGATCCCTTTAACCTTGAAGAAATCTTCAGATTGGAGACTGAAGGAGCCGGGGTTCATTCCCAGACTTTGGTGAACGAAGATAAAGGGGATTTTTCAGCGACTACGGCGAATATGGAGGATGCTCAGACCCGGATTGATTTCGAAGAAGAAGTGGCCAACACCATGGAGGTAGGGGCTCGATTGGGAATTTGTGTAGAGGGGTTTGAAAATCATGTGAAAAAGCTGGTAAGTGGAGAACTGGGTAGAATCGGTTGCCAATGAATTACATCTCGATAAATGTTAATGGAGTGCTGGACCCTCGAAAAGGTATTTGGATCCGTAATCTTAAAAGGAAGGTCAAAGCTGATTTCGTAGGAATCCAGGAGTCTCATCAAGCGGGTCTCTCGGATTTTGTGATTCGGCGGTTCTGGGATATGTCTCCTATGTCTGCTGATACGGTTGACTCAGTTGGTAGATCAGGTGGATTGGTGTCAATCTGGAATCCGGAGGCGTTTATTGCGGACCAGGTATTGAAAAATCCCAGGTTTCTTCTTGTCTCTGGTCTTTTAGTGGGTTCCAATTCTCGTGTCAATGTCCTGAACCTCCACGCCCCTAATGACCCGGGGCATAGAAGAGCCCTGTGGCTTGAGATATCTGATGTATTTAATCATGATGACGGGGCCTGGATTCTTTTGGGAGATTTTAACGAAGTCCGTTCCGAAGACGAACGGGTGAACTCTAGATTCGATCGCGGAGCTTCCGACGCTTTTAACGGATTTATTTCCTCTGCTGGTTTGCTTGAATACTCGTTAAACGGGGGTAAATTTACTTATATTTCCGGTCACAGTGAAGTCAAGTTAAGTAAATTGGATAGGTTCCTTGTCAACGATGTGTTCATGAGCTTGTGGCCTAACGCTTGTGCGGAAGTTCATAAAAGAGGCTTCTCTGACCATTGTCCGATCTCGTCAGCGTGTGCGGATGTCGATTTTGGGCCCATCCCTTTCAGATTCTTCAATTCTTGGATCGGGGATCAGAAGCTTTCAGATATTGTGATCTCTGTTGTTAACTCGGTTGGTATTGGAAGGGATTCAGGAGTGTCTCTGGGTAAAGATGCCGTCTTGGCTAATATTCTTAAAGTTTTAAAGGCAGAGATAAAGAAATGGAGGAAGGAGGTCTCGGTGGCCAATAGTATTGAGATGAAAGTTATGGAAGATTCTATTGAGCAAATCGAAAAAAAGGCTTGTGTTAGCATGCTATCGGCTGATGAAAAAAGAATTAGAGCCGATCTTCGGGTTAAAGTGGACAAACTGAAGTCTAATTATGTTAAAGATATTCAGCAAAAGGCAAGGGTAAATTGGACGAAATACGGGGACGAAAACAGTGCGTACTTTCACAAAGTTATTGCGATTAACACTTCTAGAAACAGAATCAACGGGCTGGTTTTCGATGGTCAGATTGTTAAGGATCCTGTGGCCCTTAAAGAGGAGACTAGGAGATGGTTTAAAAAACAATTCTCCGAGCCGATAAGGCGTAGACCCGACTTCTTTTTTCAAGATATGCCGTCTATCTCGGAGCAGGACAAAGCTGTTCTTTGTGATTCTTTTTCTGAGAAGGAAGTCCTTTCGGCTATTAAGAATTGCGACGGAGGGAAAGCCCCCGGCCCAGATGGTTTCCCGTTAAAATTTTTTAAAGTTTACTGGGAAACTCTTAAACCCCATATTATGAATTTTATGCAGGACTTCCACCAGAACGCCACTTTAAAACAAGGGTGCAACTCCTCCTTTATTGCCTTAATTCCAAAAGTGTCTGACCCACAGGAGCTGGCCAACTTTAGGCCGATTTCTTTGGTCGGCTCTTTATATAAAATTTTAGCTAAAGTTTTGGCGAACAGGATCAAGCTGGTTATCAAAGACTTATCTTCCCCTACTCAATCAGCCTTCGTGGGAGGTCGTTATATCCTAGATAGTCCGCTCGTTCTCAACGAAGTTGTCGCTTgggtaaaaaaatcaaaaacgaAACTGCTAATATTTAAAGTGGACTTCCAAAAGGCGTATGACTCGATTAACTGGAGATTTCTGTTCCGAATGATGGAAAAAATGGGATTCCCGGCAAAATGGGTCTCTTGGATCGAAGGCTGCCTTAGTTCTGCTTGGGGTTCTATTTTGGTGAATGGGTCGCCTTCGAAGGAGTTCAAATTTAAAAGAGGATTAAGGCAAGGCGATCCCCTCTCTCCTTTCCTTTTTGTCATTGCCATGGAAGTTATTAGCTTATTGATGAATAGGGCTTGCGAGTTGGGTATTTTCCATGGGTGTCAACTACCTAATGGTGGGCCGACTATCTCACATCTCTGTTATGCAGACGATGTGATTTTCATCGGTACCTGGTCTGAGAATAACATTATTTCCCTGAATCGTATGCTGAGGTGGCTCAATCTTGTTACTGGGCTTAAGGTGAATCGAAATAAAAGTAAGATTTTCGGTATCGGGGTCTCCGAGAATGAAGTGAATCATCTTGCGGGCTTGGTGAAATGTGATGTTGGTTCCCTTCCCTTTTCGCATTTGGGGATACCGGTTGGAGTTAACATGAAGAAAGCTAGGTATTGGAAGCCGATTATTGATAAGTTTAAAGCTAAGCTCTCGAAATGGAAAGCGAGTCATCTATCTTTCGCGGGAAGGATGACTCTCGCTAAGTCAGTTTTAGGGAGCCTCCCGTCCTATTTTCTCTCGTTGTTCGCTGCGCCTAAATGTATCTTAAACAAGCTAGAAAAGATTAGAAGAGATTTTATTTGGGGGAGATCGGCCTCGGGTCACAAGATGAGATGGATTCGTTGGGAGTTTTTGACTAAATCCAAGAAAGTTGGCGGCATGGGTTTAGGGGGAATTCAAGAGTTCAATAAAGCGATGCTTAcaaagtggtggtggaggttcaaACAAAATCCGAATCAGTTGTGGGTGAAAGTCCTTCAAGCTATTCACAGTGGTCGTGGAACAAATAATTCTCAACCTTTCATCCCTCAAAAGAAGACGATTCCGGGTGTTTGGAAGGATATTGTCGCGGTCGAATCTGATCTTGCTAAAATTGGTTTAAATTTAAAAGATAATTTGATCAAAGTTGGGGAAGTTTGGAAATGGAGAAGTGATCCTAACGGGACTTTTTCTGTAAAACAAGTCCGTACCGACATTGAAGAGGCCAGCCGAGATAGACATACCGAGCCTGCTTCTTTTGTCTGGAACTCATGGGCTCCCCCGAAGTCTAATTACCTTCTTTAGAGAGCTATGTTGGGTAAAATCGCGTCGAAAGTGGGGTTGTTACATAGAGGCGTTCAGCTGGATGATATCCGTTGCCCTCGGTGCGGCATCTATGATGAAGATCCGTCTCACATATTCGTTAACTGTATCTGGGCCAAGTCGATATGGTGGAACATTTTGACTTGGATGCGTGTCTCATTTCCGATGAACTGTACCAGCCTCTTGAACATGCTGGATTATATAAAAGAAAGGCCGGGTGCGATTTACTGGAAGAAAACGGTCCATACGGTTATTCTAGCGACGGTTTGGAGAATTTGGTTCGCTAGGAACGCTAAAGTTTTTGAGGATAATTTCATTCCTATCGCCAAATCGGTGGATCAAATTAAAGAGGATGCCTTCCTTTGGATTTGCAACAGATCGAAGATTATGTCGCGGAAGTGGGAGAGTTGGTTAGCGTTTGACATTTCTAACATGCTGTAATCTGTTTTGTTTTTTGGGGTTCCGTTTCTTTTTGCGTTTTGTCGTTTGTACTTTCAGCTTCTTGCttcttgctggctctttatatatatatatatatatatatatatatatatatatatatatatatatatatatatatatatatagagtgcgGTTAACATACATTAGGCCTTAtcgtacttcacgtacgcgagCATAGTAACCGTCAGATCAGGTCCGTGCGTGATTAATCATTCCCATGCGTCATTATTTGAACATGCGTGATTTGAACATGTGTGCGTAATAACGCACAGAACTACTCTCCATGCGTGATTAGGTCAAATTATAACATCTCATGCGTGATTAGGTTCCATTTATAACGTGCGTTATTTCGTCGCGTACGTTTTGTAGGATAAGCCGTaatgtacattatactttctctatatatatatatatatataaagcgtttgccgttaaaaaaaaaaagagttgaACGCAAGAGTTGACCACTCAAGCTAACCATGTTATTAATGTGAAAATATTTGATCAGTTGCGTCcgtatttaattttatttattaatttattattggTACTTTTAAGTCGATGATGAATAAGCTTTCAATGCCAAAAGTATTATCAGATTTTGTGAAAAGAGAAGAATAGTATTGTATCGACATATCAATAAAAGGATGTTAAAAAAATGATTTCCTTAACGTAAAAAAGTGTAGtgtgattttgtcatttttacaAAACTAGTGTTACTAAATCCGCGCGTTACGCGGTAGGTGGGTATCAGTTCGTTTAACTACGGTACTAACACTTATTATAGCAACAAATAGAGAAAAAAAATCATAATATGACCAAAAATATACCAATACGGCGAGAATTTGATCGGTATCGATTTGTTTTGCTACGCCACCTACACTCGTTGCAGCAACCCATAGAGGATAAAAATCTTGATATGATCAAAAAATACTGACACGTGAATTACATCGATAAAAAACAAACGCAAGTTACATAAGATATATAAAAGAATCACATAACATATACAAAAAAAGCACTAAATAACACGTATAAAAAACCTTTAAAACCAATATGTAGTTACTGTTCATCGCCTTTGCCTTTGCTTATTAACTAGTTATTTTCCAcctgcgcgttgcggcggggatccaatgactgcaaaacgcgtgtcagcaatagcaagcagataccgaatatcaaaacataaataaaatgacgtggtaagtataggacccacacgtcccaCACGTTGGAAATTTGATTGTTTTCaattcagttattacggtgctatcacgttaaaatatggaggagctcagttattacggtgctatcacgttaaaatatggatgagctcggtaccggtaacggcaccgaaagtaccgatccgaaaaatcatcgaaattagttaccggcaccgaaaatgctcggtacaatacggtatggtatttgaagctaaaaatcaataaatacaggtatggtgctagaccggtgtcgaaccgaaagtaacgattctgaaaacgccaaaaggtgggtaccaaattggtatcgagaatgatttggtatagtaaatttggtaccaaTACGATAccagtttgattacaggatttgatacgatttgctcatcaataatctaaatatccaagttaattttacatactacaattcattcattacaaaaaaagacaaaaaaaaaaagcaaaataagttgttgtgtatataaaacccaattcaaacaaaatacagtttacttactgtgtatatgaaaagtaatataaacggtgcaattacttgcattgctacgttgttataggatttgatgagctcgatACCAACTGTACCGAAAATACCTTTACCGAAATCTCTAAacgtgggtaccggtaccgaatatacctagtatggtacggttcggtaccagtcggtactggtacggcaccggtatttgaaggtaaaaaccggtgaatacctgtgcagaaccggtaccgaaaatacaccggtttggtagatttgagaccggtacctatacccaatactatttgctcatctcttaatgATGTTACCATTCTAATCTATATTCTaattttcatttaaaattttaatttaaaattgTAGATGTACTGTTCATTCAATTTAGATTGCAGAACCAGTAtcgaaaatacaccggtttggtaGATTTAAGACCGatacctatacccgataccatttgctcatctcttaatgatgttagttgagattttattatatataaattatatactATCTTAAAATACAAAGTCGGTGGTTTCCCACCGACTTTGCCTTCCAAATACGTTGGGCCTGTTATGGTCTTGGGCTGGTCCAAAGAGCTCAGAGGCCACCTTTCTCATCTCAATCAACAACGACCAAAACATTGAGTCTTATTGCTCCATTAATACCCTCAAACACCACACCCCACATATTCTCATATTACATCTTTGTCACTGCCGCTGTAACTAACAAACACCAAACTTTTCACTCTACTACAACCGGCAACGATGATGACGGTTTCGGCGCAAGTGCACGTAACCACCACAATCTGCCATCGAATCTTCACGAATAGTTAGAATAAAAACAGAAATTGATTCTAGAAACTGGATATATGCTTTTGAAAAAGATTTGGACAAATGAAAAAGGAAAATGATGTGTCTTTCAACGTTCTTCTTTGATTGCAAACTGAGTTACTTCCGTTTTCTGCCATGGATGCTTCGAACCAACAAAGATCGGAAGAAAGCAAGCTCCTGCCGGCTCCGTGCTAATCACCCGATTAGTACCATAGCTCTATCATCGCTGCTAGGATAAGCCCAAAGATGACGGGAATGTGGTTAAACCTCTGATTCTGAAACAACAAAAAATGTAGCTTGGAAAATCGAAAAAAAAGGTTGGAAACCTTGCCTTGAAACCCTAGCTGCCACAGATCGGGCCAAGAAAACCACATGCAAGAGTAGATATGGACTGTGGTCAACTTAAACAATCGGAAATAGCCTGCCCCGTCGCCGATCTAAACCCACATGCTGTTATCGTCGTCATTGGAGGTTGTTGTTGTAAACACCGGAGCCACTAGAGCCGCCGTCGCCGTGCAAACGATGGCTTCGCGGTGGCCGACGATGGAGGTGGTGTTGTGGTACCAATTTGATTTTGAGAAGCATAAAATGCATAAATCACAAACGTTAGCATTTATttaatttgaaaaacaaacagaaagtctTCATTATTTAAGCTCATATGAGAAGTATACAAATAACTTTATTTGACAAATTTCATGACACAGTTTGACTATTCGTGGGTCAGCTTATACCTTTATGAGCACAAAATCGATTTAAACTTGGAAAACAACAAACCCAGATCTTAACATTGTtccatttgaaaaattcaaaattgatTCACAGATTCTGTGCCTATAGATGGAGGCTGTAAAGAGAGAGAGATATACTCTGTGTGCACAAAGTGTACTAAATACCCAATAAATAATAAATCGTTGAGTTAAAAATCAGAAACAAAAATagataaaaaaacaataataaaaaagtgAAAAGCAGGGGCACGTCTCTGTGTGTAAGAAAGAGTGAAAAGTCAGGCATGTTGTATGATTTATCGATACACTACCTATGCACGTGTCACGGTCTTCGTGAATCACCTTCTTTCTTTTTGCCACTTATACCCCCTCAAGTATAAAAACGTCAATATTATCAGACCCCATAGTTACAACAAGTGAACAACTATAAAATATTGGTGTTGATGACTGATGGTGGTTGTATACATAGAGACTGAGAAAACACATGGTTTTGGTTTTGAGAAAACAAACAGTATTGGAATGAGGATAGTGTTAAATTTTAAACAACTTTTGAAGTCATTGTAATTTCAAAAATGCCATCAATGTTACAGCTGTAGTTTTAAGTAATTGAAATTTCATAAAGGAATCATTGTTACAACTATATTATTGCtattaaatttattaaataatatacGGAAATTGTTAAAGTAAGATGTACTTAGTGAGATTAATTTGCAACAATACAATTTTAGCTTTATGTACCTGttgatataaattcgagttgctCTATATTACGATGTAAACTTTTGAGAACGCGTCAGTTCAAATCTAATATATTTTTATGCTTATTTTATGATTGTTTGGTACTTTTTGTTCTGAATCGAGTGAAGTCaaattgtgttttttttcttttttaaaaagttctaattaatctcttttgTTTATACGTGTTTGTTTCTCCTTATACCCGCTACGTTTTATATGTCTGATTCGAGTCACCTATAATACATTATAATCGTATTGTATAAATTCGATTTCGTGTAGTTAACACAACACATAATGCTTggatccaatcgcaatgcttatGTAGGTTACATTAAGTTCAATCGGATACGTCGAAAAACGCGTTTTCGTGTGGTTAACGCAAcacataacgcttggactaatTCGTTCGATGTTTTGTttgcgatgtacccgcgccgcaacgcgcgcgggcaTTATTACTAGTTTTCATTTAAAATAGTACTGTTCATTCAGTTGagattttattatatataaatagtaTACAATAGTATACAATTCAAACATTTCTGAGCCGGATTTGAAATGCATATAGAAGATATATAGAATagtttaaataaaattaattCTTCATAAAACAACAACATACGCAACATACGTAActatattattccatatataaattaaCAAGTTATATGTGCATCATGAGTTGTATATCGTGCTTTGggtttaaaaaaaaagttgattttttacttttaatttaaaggtttttaccttttgcaatgttaaccctacataatttgttttttttaactttaacccaaacttttcattatttgcaatttaacttcacaacttttgtcacttatacttttcatctttcacaaattttcgttttacgtatagttctaaatttttcgagctAATACGACGCAacatgcatgtgtggttcaacgtttttaccactatttttccatgtttgacaggttcgtcgcaacacgcatatcctaggtcgagtcagtgttggtagTCGTTGACGGTTGTCGTTGACGGTTGTCGTTGACGGTTGTCgttgacggttgtgtgacattagtattttttgacaccgttttacgccccatCGCAACACGAGGTGtactttgggggtttttcaaagaaaaaatggttatgcatatggttgtcgtaacgttggctttgggggttttcccaaaaaaattgattttatttacttttcacccaaaagtatttcataaattacttttaacccaaaactattttttttttttacttttaacccaaaactttttatcttttgcaatctatcctcataactttttttactttcaaatttggtcctttatagttttcattttccgcaaatttttcgctttatgcttggttctaaattttgtgcgtctttggtttaacgtttttacgttttattctaaattttgcgagttaacataaCATAACGCAACgcgcgtgtgtgggtgaacgtttttacatcgtctgtttttccccgtttgacaggtttaacataacgtacgagtactagatcgacttagttataactaaagaatcccgtCGCAATCCTAGTTTTTCATGAATTGACAACTACATTTGTTTTGGCTGACTCACTTCATAATTATGACCAGTTGAAACATGACTTACCA comes from the Helianthus annuus cultivar XRQ/B chromosome 4, HanXRQr2.0-SUNRISE, whole genome shotgun sequence genome and includes:
- the LOC110934094 gene encoding uncharacterized protein LOC110934094; translation: MLGKIASKVGLLHRGVQLDDIRCPRCGIYDEDPSHIFVNCIWAKSIWWNILTWMRVSFPMNCTSLLNMLDYIKERPGAIYWKKTVHTVILATVWRIWFARNAKVFEDNFIPIAKSVDQIKEDAFLWICNRSKIMSRKWESWLAFDISNML